The Erinaceus europaeus chromosome 16, mEriEur2.1, whole genome shotgun sequence genome includes a window with the following:
- the ZSCAN29 gene encoding zinc finger and SCAN domain-containing protein 29 isoform X2 encodes MQAKGSCFQLRMMPKPTLKGTGTHSETFRQRFRGFHYQEVAGPREAFSHLWELCCGWLRPERHTKAQIVELLVLEQFLTVLPGKFQTWIREQCPESGEEAVALVEDLEREPGKPGHVVTDSVKGQQVHLEKMAPLESSQELLSARQESVEPQPRGVPKKERARSPDLAPQEQMNPKEKLRPFQTSGFPFPKSGVVSKLEQGQSQIPDLLGSKEKELPSRGPIQDTLIHADLLPSRKERSSWVKQDHWGFEDEKVASVHWGYEETRTLLAILSQTEFYEALQNSHRNSQVYGAVSERLQEYGFLRTLEQCRTKFKGLQKSYRKVKSGHPPDSCPFFKEMEALMSAQVIALPSSALEGAVSHSGLVSSATELEEPEQEPWQLQEVAEKTLAEETDNDEMGQEPTSLDPDDSTAPGPFRSPSGVHWGYEETKTYLAILSETQFYEALRNCHRNSQLYGAVAERLWKYGFLRTAEQCRTKFKSLQTSYRKVKNGQAPETCPFFEEMDALVSAHTAALPRHGQEEEKVSSPIIASTDETGKQVADTEEPTEDDSDGDEEEDSEIPTAAAMSRSPVLFQSPSGFEAGFASEENLKQDISEEVQLHRTLLARSERKIPQNFNSGKDDESKYRSGRQWKKNPEEKRGKPALPEKSLGKVLNHQKPYLGEKPFKYLRYGKNFGSNSHLMYQISHQMENPYKCADCGKSFSRSARLIRHRRIHTGEKPYKCLDCGKSFRDSSNFITHRRIHTGEKPYQCGECGKRFNQSSSLIIHQRTHTGEKPYQCEECGKSFNNSSHFSAHRRIHTGERPHVCPVCGKSFSKSSDLRIHHRTHTGEKPYGCHDCGKSFSKSSVLNKHREIHVREKLLSQPTPK; translated from the exons ATGCAAGCCAAGGGGAGCTGCTTTCAGCTGCGAATGATGCCCAAGCCCACTCTGAAAGGGACTGGCACCCACTCCGAGACCTTCCGCCAGCGCTTCAGGGGATTTCATTACCAGGAGGTGGCTGGGCCCCGAGAGGCTTTCAGCCACCTCTGGGAACTCTGCTGCGGGTGGCTCAGGCCCGAGAGGCACACCAAGGCGCAGATTGTAGAGTTGTTGGTGCTAGAGCAGTTCCTGACGGTTTTACCTGGGAAGTTCCAGACGTGGATCCGGGAGCAGTGTCCAGAAAGTGGAGAGGAGGCAGTGGCTCTGGTGGAAGACTTAGAAAGAGAGCCTGGGAAACCTGGACATGTG GTCACAGACTCTGTGAAGGGGCAGCAAGTGCACTTGGAGAAGATGGCACCCCTGGAATCATCACAAGAGTTATTAAGTGCTCGGCAGGAGTCAGTGGAACCCCAGCCCAGGGGTGTACCCAAGAAAGAGAGGGCAAGAAGCCCAGACCTGGCACCACAGGAGCAGATGAACCCAAAGGAGAAGCTCAGACCTTTTCAAACGAGCG GATTTCCATTTCCTAAATCTGGTGTGGTCTCCAAGTTAGAGCAAGGACAGTCACAGATTCCAGATCTGTTGGGCTCCAAGGAAAAGGAACTTCCAAGCAGAGGTCCCATACAAGATACACTAATACATGCTGATCTGCTACCAtccaggaaagagagaagcagctgGGTAAAACAAGATCACTGGGGCTTTGAGGATGAGAAGGTGGCCAGTGTGCATTGGGGCTACGAAGAAACCAGAACTCTCCTTGCAATCCTCAGCCAGACTGAGTTTTATGAGGCTCTTCAAAACAGTCATCGAAACAGTCAGGTGTATGGGGCAGTATCTGAGCGGCTTCAGGAGTATGGCTTCCTCCGGACCCTGGAGCAGTGTCGGACAAAGTTCAAAGGTCTCCAGAAGAGCTATCGAAAAGTCAAAAGTGGACACCCACCTGACTCCTGCCCCTTCTTTAAAGAAATGGAAGCGCTAATGAGTGCTCAGGTCATTGCCTTGCCCAGTAGTGCCCTGGAGGGGGCAGTGTCTCATTCTGGCCTGGTGAGCAGTGCCACTGAGCTGGAAGAACCAGAGCAGGAGCCCTGGCAGCTCCAGGAGGTAGCAGAAAAGACCTTGGCTGAGGAGACTGACAATGATGAAATGGGCCAAGAACCCacttccctggaccctgatgACTCAACTGCACCTGGGCCTTTCCGAAGCCCAAGTG GTGTGCACTGGGGCTATGAAGAGACCAAGACTTACCTTGCAATCCTTAGTGAGACTCAGTTTTATGAAGCTCTCCGGAATTGTCACCGCAACAGTCAGCTATATGGAGCAGTGGCTGAGCGGCTGTGGAAATATGGTTTCCTTAGGACAGCAGAGCAGTGTCGGACCAAGTTTAAAAGCCTACAGACCAGCTATCGGAAAGTGAAGAATGGTCAAGCACCAGAAACATGCCCCTTCTTTGAAGAAATGGACGCTCTGGTGAGTGCCCACACTGCTGCCCTGCCCCGTCATGGCCAGGAAGAGGAGAAGGTTTCTAGCCCCATCATTGCCAGTACGGATGAAACTGGGAAGCAAGTAGCAGACACAGAAGAGCCCACAGAAGATGATTCTGATGGTGATGAGGAAGAGGATAGTGAGATACCCACAGCGGCTGCCATGAGCCGTTCTCCTGTCTTATTCCAGAGCCCGAGTG GTTTTGAAGCTGGATTTGCCAGTGAAGAGAATCTAAAGCAGGATATTTCTGAGGAAGTACAACTTCATAGGACATTACTTGCAAGGTCAGAAAGGAAAATTCCCCAGAACTTTAATTCAGGTAAAGACGATGAGAGTAAATATAGATCAGGAAGACAATGGAAAAAGaatccagaggaaaaaagaggaaaaccagcactCCCAGAGAAGAGTTTAGGTAAAGTTCTAAATCATCAGAAACCTTATTTGGGAGAGAAACCCTTTAAGTATCTCAGATATGGCAAAAACTTTGGTTCAAATTCCCACTTGATGTATCAGATATCCCATCAAATGGAAAATCCATATAAATGTGCTGATTGTGGGAAAAGTTTCAGTAGAAGTGCACGTCTCATTAGACACCGGAGAATCCACACTGGAGAAAAACCTTACAAGTGCCTTGACTGTGGAAAAAGTTTTCGTGACAGCTCAAATTTCATCACTCACAGGAGAATCCACACAGGAGAGAAACCTTATCAATGTGGCGAATGTGGAAAACGCTTCAATCAGAGTTCAAGTCTTATAATTCACCAGAGAACCCACACAGGAGAAAAGCCTTATCAATGTGAAGAGTGTGGGAAAAGCTTCAATAACAGTTCTCACTTCAGTGCACATCGGAGGATACACACTGGAGAGAGACCCCATGTGTGTCCTGTCTGTGGAAAGAGTTTCAGTAAGAGTTCTGACTTACGCATACATCACAGAACCCACACAGGAGAGAAGCCTTATGGGTGTCATGATTGTGGCAAGTCCTTTAGTAAAAGCTCTGTTCTTAATAAGCACAGAGAAATCCATGTACGAGAAAAGCTTCTGTCACAGCCTACACCTAAGTAA